One stretch of Rattus norvegicus strain BN/NHsdMcwi chromosome 12, GRCr8, whole genome shotgun sequence DNA includes these proteins:
- the Ran gene encoding GTP-binding nuclear protein Ran isoform X1 — protein sequence MAAQGEPQVQFKLVLVGDGGTGKTTFVKRHLTGEFEKKYVATLGVEVHPLVFHTNRGPIKFNVWDTAGQEKFGGLRDGYYIQAQCAIIMFDVTSRVTYKNVPNWHRDLVRVCENIPIVLCGNKVDIKDRKVKAKSIVFHRKKNLQYYDISAKSNYNFEKPFLWLARKLIGDPNLEFVAMPALAPPEVVMDPALAAQYEHDLEVAQTTALPDEDDDL from the exons ATGGCCGCCCAGGGAGAGCCGCAGGTCCAGTTCAAG CTCGTCCTGGTGGGCGACGGCGGCACCGGGAAGACGACGTTCGTGAAGCGCCACTTGACGGGCGAGTTTGAGAAGAAGTATGTAG CCACCCTGGGCGTGGAGGTGCACCCGCTCGTCTTCCATACCAACAGAGGACCCATCAAGTTCAACGTGTGGGACACAGCCGGCCAGGAGAAGTTCGGGGGCCTGCGCGATGGCTACTACATCCAAG CCCAGTGTGCCATTATAATGTTTGACGTAACATCAAGAGTTACTTACAAGAACGTACCTAACTGGCATAGAGATCTGGTACGCGTGTGTGAAAACATCCCCATTGTATTGTGTGGCAACAAAGTGGATATTAAAGACAGGAAAGTGAAGGCAAAATCTATTGTCTTCCACCGAAAGAAGAATCTTCAG tACTATGACATTTCTGCCAAAAGTAACTACAACTTTGAAAAGCCTTTCCTCTGGCTTGCCAGAAAGCTCATTGGAGATCCTAACTTGGAGTTCGTTGCCATGCCTGCTCTTGCCCCACCTGAGGTGGTCATGGACCCAGCTTTGGCAGCACAGTACGAGCATGATTTAGAG GTTGCTCAGACGACTGCGCTCCCGGATGAGGATGACGACCTGTGA